The proteins below come from a single Miscanthus floridulus cultivar M001 chromosome 1, ASM1932011v1, whole genome shotgun sequence genomic window:
- the LOC136494170 gene encoding arabinosyltransferase RRA3-like isoform X1, which translates to MVEHEAKIHHPRRITSPPLQKDRKRCSKPHLRLPLRSHPTAAGEISRMALPGRRDGPLMVRGGGGGKPLSRGSRIAVAVAVGVALGCVCAFLYPNGLFFRPSASALQWPRQVDSTACESSGRVTNLKSQLSSLERENVELRRQINELSMKLQKAGQGKDETLYKPGPFGTVKALRTNPTVTPDESVNPRLAKVLEEVAVKKELIVALANNNVWEMLEVWFTNIKRVGIPNYLVVALDDNIESLCKSKGVPVYRRDPDEGIDNIAKTGGNHAVSGLKFRVLREFLQLGYSILLSDIDIIFLRNPFEHLYRDSDVESMSDGHNNMTAYGFNDVFDEPSMGWARYAHTMRIWVYNSGFFYIRPTIPSIELLDRVAGRLSHEPKSWDQAVFNEELFFPSHPGHEGLHASRRTMDIYLFMNSKVLFKTVRKDAQLKKLKPAIVHLNYHPDKLKRMKAVIEFYVNGKQDALRHFPDGSE; encoded by the exons ATGGTTGAACACGAGGCGAAGATCCACCACCCTCGTCGCATCACTTCTCCCCCACTGCAAAAGGACAGAAAAAGGTGCTCTAAACCCCACCTCCGGCTTCCCCTCCGATCTCACCCCACCGCCGCCGGCGAGATCTCCAGGATGGCGTTGCCTGGGCGGCGGGACGGCCCCTTAATGGtacgaggcggcggaggcgggaAACCCCTGTCACGCGGGTCCCGCATCGCGGTGGCCGTCGCTGTCGGCGTCGCACTCGGCTGCGTCTGCGCCTTCCTGTACCCCAACGGCCTCTTCTTCCGCCCGTCTGCCTCTGCCCTCCAATGGCCGCGCCAG GTTGACTCAACTGCTTGCGAATCATCAGGACGAGTTACCAACCTTAAGTCCCAGTTGTCATCATTGGAGAGAGAGAATGTTGAACTTAGGAGGCAGATTAATGAACTATCCATGAAACTTCAAAAAGCTGGACAAGGAAAAGATGAGACTTTGTACAAGCCTGGTCCGTTTGGAACTGTCAAGGCTTTGAGAACAAATCCAACAGTAACCCCTGATGAATCTGTTAATCCCAGGTTGGCCAAGGTATTGGAAGAGGTTGCTGTGAAAAAGGAACTCATTGTTGCATTGGCAAACAACAATGTGTGGGAGATGCTCGAAGTTTGGTTTACCAATATCAAACGAGTTGGTATTCCAAACTACCTGGTTGTGGCATTGGATGATAATATAGAAAGCTTATGCAAATCTAAAGGGGTTCCAGTTTACCGGCGTGATCCTGATGAAGGCATCGATAACATTGCAAAAACTGGTGGAAACCATGCCGTCTCTGGACTTAAGTTTCGTGTTTTAAGGGAGTTCTTGCAACTTGGATATAGTATTCTCCTCTCTGACATTGATATTATTTTCTTGAGGAATCCATTTGAGCACCTTTACAGAGATTCTGATGTGGAGTCCATGAGTGATGGCCACAATAACATGACAGCTTATGGTTTCAACGACGTGTTTGATGAGCCTTCTATGGGTTGGGCCAGATATGCTCACACAATGCGGATTTGGGTTTACAACTCTGGGTTTTTCTATATTAGACCAACAATTCCTTctattgaacttcttgatcgtgtGGCTGGCCGCCTTTCTCATGAGCCAAAGTCATGGGACCAGGCAGTTTTCAATGAGGAGCTGTTCTTCCCGTCTCATCCTGGTCATGAAGGCCTTCATGCATCCAGGAGAACCATGGATATTTATCTTTTCATGAACAGCAAAGTCCTCTTCAAGACAGTGAGGAAAGACGCTCAGCTCAAGAAGCTAAAGCCAGCGATTGTGCATTTGAACTACCATCCTGACAAGTTAAAGCGAATGAAAGCGGTCATCGAGTTCTATGTCAATGGCAAACAAGATGCACTGCGTCATTTCCCTGATGGGTCAGAATGA
- the LOC136494170 gene encoding arabinosyltransferase RRA3-like isoform X2, whose protein sequence is MLLLCCSTREHLIRTWLHPTSYTNPLHKLWDGILIKWPPNLLFKWQVDSTACESSGRVTNLKSQLSSLERENVELRRQINELSMKLQKAGQGKDETLYKPGPFGTVKALRTNPTVTPDESVNPRLAKVLEEVAVKKELIVALANNNVWEMLEVWFTNIKRVGIPNYLVVALDDNIESLCKSKGVPVYRRDPDEGIDNIAKTGGNHAVSGLKFRVLREFLQLGYSILLSDIDIIFLRNPFEHLYRDSDVESMSDGHNNMTAYGFNDVFDEPSMGWARYAHTMRIWVYNSGFFYIRPTIPSIELLDRVAGRLSHEPKSWDQAVFNEELFFPSHPGHEGLHASRRTMDIYLFMNSKVLFKTVRKDAQLKKLKPAIVHLNYHPDKLKRMKAVIEFYVNGKQDALRHFPDGSE, encoded by the exons ATGTTGTTGCTTTGTTGTTCTACAAGAGAACACTTAATTAGGACTTGGCTGCATCCCACCTCCTACACTAATCCATTGCATAAGCTGTGGGATGGTATTTTGATCAAGTGGCCACCTAATCTGCTCTTTAAATGGCAG GTTGACTCAACTGCTTGCGAATCATCAGGACGAGTTACCAACCTTAAGTCCCAGTTGTCATCATTGGAGAGAGAGAATGTTGAACTTAGGAGGCAGATTAATGAACTATCCATGAAACTTCAAAAAGCTGGACAAGGAAAAGATGAGACTTTGTACAAGCCTGGTCCGTTTGGAACTGTCAAGGCTTTGAGAACAAATCCAACAGTAACCCCTGATGAATCTGTTAATCCCAGGTTGGCCAAGGTATTGGAAGAGGTTGCTGTGAAAAAGGAACTCATTGTTGCATTGGCAAACAACAATGTGTGGGAGATGCTCGAAGTTTGGTTTACCAATATCAAACGAGTTGGTATTCCAAACTACCTGGTTGTGGCATTGGATGATAATATAGAAAGCTTATGCAAATCTAAAGGGGTTCCAGTTTACCGGCGTGATCCTGATGAAGGCATCGATAACATTGCAAAAACTGGTGGAAACCATGCCGTCTCTGGACTTAAGTTTCGTGTTTTAAGGGAGTTCTTGCAACTTGGATATAGTATTCTCCTCTCTGACATTGATATTATTTTCTTGAGGAATCCATTTGAGCACCTTTACAGAGATTCTGATGTGGAGTCCATGAGTGATGGCCACAATAACATGACAGCTTATGGTTTCAACGACGTGTTTGATGAGCCTTCTATGGGTTGGGCCAGATATGCTCACACAATGCGGATTTGGGTTTACAACTCTGGGTTTTTCTATATTAGACCAACAATTCCTTctattgaacttcttgatcgtgtGGCTGGCCGCCTTTCTCATGAGCCAAAGTCATGGGACCAGGCAGTTTTCAATGAGGAGCTGTTCTTCCCGTCTCATCCTGGTCATGAAGGCCTTCATGCATCCAGGAGAACCATGGATATTTATCTTTTCATGAACAGCAAAGTCCTCTTCAAGACAGTGAGGAAAGACGCTCAGCTCAAGAAGCTAAAGCCAGCGATTGTGCATTTGAACTACCATCCTGACAAGTTAAAGCGAATGAAAGCGGTCATCGAGTTCTATGTCAATGGCAAACAAGATGCACTGCGTCATTTCCCTGATGGGTCAGAATGA